The following coding sequences are from one Veillonella rodentium window:
- the mutL gene encoding DNA mismatch repair endonuclease MutL gives MPTIHVLDEKTINKIAAGEVVERPASVIKELIENSIDASATNIEIEIGDGGVSYMRITDNGIGMTEEDARLAILRHATSKIQQVEDLFDIASLGFRGEALASIASVSHFSLITRKADDELGTRITVDGGTFTDCIPYGAAPGTTIEIKDLFYNTPARRKFLKTERTESSKIQDIVGKLALSNSHISFKLTIDDRVSIITPGNGNIIDTVAALYGYKTKDDVFSVAYESDSIYIDGVVSKPTLLKSTRLWQTIIVNNRVISDKTIMKAIDNAYHALLPKNGYPLVVLHITVPADMVDINVHPRKSEVKFSDEKLIFKAVYHAILNALNNPLHQRYERESSSYMPGSIDANGESTANTHGKSTYDSYQSETMVRDDMQSAEHIATPVEYDKVFGGRRNKGYEVMRDETSQFVDSLKSHGFTPPPPKSTYEQETFRDDTFNSVPAAYTSYTAEDVEKFKSLKQDMMETNQSERIIQNSGFLPMGQVASCYILAKKGDDLYIIDQHAAHERIRYDKLCKSSEAIPMQSILVPQLQEATEDDMTLVEEERDVLLDLGFDVELGGPAQIKLVGSPVDLVESKAFEILQYVFSYLHDHQKPTKAQLRHEMLAYASCRGAIKSGHNLNMYQMATLIEDLFNTEKPYVCPHGRPTIIKFTPDELGKLFLRS, from the coding sequence ATGCCGACCATTCATGTACTGGATGAAAAGACAATCAATAAAATAGCCGCAGGTGAAGTCGTTGAACGTCCTGCTTCCGTCATAAAAGAGCTTATCGAGAATTCTATCGATGCATCGGCGACGAATATAGAGATTGAAATCGGAGATGGCGGTGTTTCCTATATGCGTATTACCGATAACGGTATCGGTATGACCGAAGAGGATGCGCGATTGGCTATCTTACGTCATGCGACGTCCAAGATTCAGCAGGTGGAGGATCTCTTCGATATCGCTTCTTTAGGGTTTAGAGGTGAAGCGTTAGCCAGCATCGCATCGGTTTCTCATTTTTCGTTGATTACGCGTAAAGCTGATGACGAATTGGGCACGCGTATTACCGTGGACGGCGGAACTTTCACGGACTGCATTCCCTATGGTGCGGCACCGGGAACGACTATTGAAATCAAGGATTTGTTTTATAACACGCCGGCACGACGTAAATTTCTCAAAACAGAGCGCACCGAATCATCTAAAATTCAGGATATTGTCGGTAAATTAGCCCTCAGTAATTCTCATATATCCTTTAAACTTACCATCGATGACCGGGTGTCCATTATAACGCCCGGCAATGGTAATATAATCGATACCGTGGCGGCCCTTTACGGTTATAAAACGAAGGATGATGTGTTTTCTGTTGCCTATGAAAGCGACTCTATCTATATTGACGGTGTTGTTAGTAAGCCCACATTGTTAAAGAGTACGCGACTGTGGCAGACTATTATCGTCAATAATCGTGTCATATCCGACAAGACCATTATGAAGGCTATCGATAATGCATACCATGCGTTGTTACCGAAAAACGGTTATCCCCTAGTCGTGCTTCATATTACTGTACCGGCTGATATGGTGGATATCAATGTGCATCCTCGTAAAAGCGAAGTAAAATTTTCTGATGAAAAATTAATATTCAAAGCTGTTTATCATGCTATTCTTAATGCATTGAATAATCCTCTGCATCAACGGTATGAACGGGAATCTTCTTCCTATATGCCGGGGTCCATTGATGCGAATGGTGAAAGTACTGCCAATACTCATGGTAAAAGTACTTATGATTCGTATCAATCGGAAACGATGGTGAGAGATGATATGCAGTCTGCCGAACATATCGCTACACCCGTAGAGTATGATAAGGTTTTTGGCGGTCGTCGCAATAAAGGTTATGAGGTAATGCGCGATGAAACCTCACAGTTTGTAGACTCTTTAAAGAGTCACGGCTTTACGCCGCCACCTCCAAAGTCTACATATGAACAGGAAACATTTAGGGATGATACGTTTAACTCCGTTCCAGCCGCCTATACCAGTTATACGGCGGAGGATGTGGAGAAATTCAAATCCCTGAAACAGGATATGATGGAAACGAATCAATCGGAGCGAATTATTCAGAACTCCGGATTTTTACCTATGGGACAAGTCGCTTCCTGCTATATTTTGGCTAAAAAAGGCGATGATCTTTATATTATAGATCAGCATGCCGCACACGAGCGAATCCGTTATGATAAATTATGTAAATCATCGGAAGCGATCCCTATGCAATCTATCCTTGTTCCTCAGCTGCAGGAGGCTACAGAGGATGATATGACGCTCGTGGAAGAGGAGCGGGACGTATTACTCGATTTAGGTTTTGATGTGGAGCTGGGAGGACCTGCACAGATTAAATTGGTAGGATCCCCTGTTGATTTGGTGGAGTCGAAAGCATTTGAGATTTTACAATATGTATTTTCGTATCTGCATGATCATCAAAAGCCTACAAAGGCACAGCTACGACATGAAATGCTAGCCTATGCTTCCTGTAGAGGTGCGATCAAATCGGGACATAATCTGAACATGTATCAGATGGCGACATTGATTGAGGATTTATTTAATACGGAAAAGCCGTATGTATGTCCTCACGGGCGTCCTACGATTATCAAGTTTACACCCGATGAGTTAGGGAAATTGTTTTTGCGGTCTTAA
- a CDS encoding aminotransferase class I/II-fold pyridoxal phosphate-dependent enzyme — protein sequence MTLEEIRTKALEMAEPEFKKFEPIALANTKKILEAFKECQVSDYHFNGTTGYGYNDVGREKLDEVFAYVFKGEKAIVRPHFVSGTHALATTLMALMGNGSNGTEFIYAVGAPYDTMQSVIGSIRVVRGSLIEKGFTYTEVPLKDNTYDVVAITNAVNDNTRVVVIQRSRGYSTREPLSVADIKIIVDAVKEKNPKTICFVDNCYGEFTELQEPLEVGADIMAGSLIKNAGGGLAPTGGYIVGRTDLVEDAAYQLTAPGLGDHMGSYTPGYRLFFQGLFMAPHVVLQALKGAVYTAAVGELLGYDVFPKVNSNRYDLIQAINLNNGKEMEQFCRGMQAYSPVDAHVYPIPGDMPGYEDKIIMAGGTFVQGSSIELSADGPVRPPYTIFMQGGLVFEHSMLGILGAAEELLKHR from the coding sequence ATGACATTAGAAGAAATACGCACCAAAGCCCTTGAAATGGCTGAACCGGAGTTTAAAAAATTTGAACCTATCGCATTGGCGAATACAAAAAAAATATTGGAAGCCTTTAAAGAATGCCAAGTATCTGATTATCATTTTAACGGAACTACAGGGTACGGCTATAACGATGTGGGCCGAGAAAAACTGGATGAGGTATTTGCCTATGTATTTAAAGGTGAAAAAGCCATTGTACGGCCTCACTTTGTATCCGGTACACATGCATTGGCCACAACGTTGATGGCGTTGATGGGGAATGGATCGAATGGTACGGAATTCATTTATGCTGTAGGGGCTCCTTATGATACGATGCAGTCGGTTATAGGCTCTATCCGTGTAGTTAGAGGCTCTCTGATTGAAAAAGGCTTTACTTATACTGAGGTTCCTTTGAAGGATAATACTTATGATGTTGTAGCCATCACAAATGCGGTTAATGACAATACGCGTGTTGTCGTCATTCAACGATCTCGCGGTTACAGTACGCGAGAACCTTTATCTGTGGCGGACATTAAGATTATTGTAGATGCTGTAAAAGAAAAGAATCCGAAAACAATTTGCTTTGTCGACAATTGTTATGGAGAATTCACAGAGTTACAAGAGCCGTTAGAGGTTGGCGCCGATATCATGGCTGGGTCGCTCATTAAAAATGCTGGTGGCGGTTTGGCTCCGACAGGAGGTTATATCGTAGGCCGTACGGATTTAGTAGAGGATGCGGCATATCAATTGACGGCACCGGGTCTTGGAGACCATATGGGTTCTTATACGCCGGGATATCGATTGTTCTTCCAGGGATTATTCATGGCCCCTCATGTGGTCTTGCAGGCGCTAAAAGGTGCCGTATATACCGCCGCTGTAGGTGAACTGCTCGGTTACGACGTATTTCCAAAGGTAAATTCGAATCGTTATGATTTGATTCAGGCTATCAACTTGAATAACGGGAAGGAAATGGAACAGTTTTGCCGCGGTATGCAGGCGTATTCTCCTGTAGATGCTCATGTGTATCCCATTCCGGGCGATATGCCGGGCTATGAAGATAAAATTATCATGGCCGGCGGTACATTTGTACAGGGATCTTCCATAGAGTTGAGTGCAGACGGTCCCGTTCGACCTCCATATACAATTTTTATGCAAGGCGGACTAGTATTTGAACATTCCATGCTCGGTATTTTAGGCGCCGCAGAAGAATTGTTGAAACATAGATAA
- the miaA gene encoding tRNA (adenosine(37)-N6)-dimethylallyltransferase MiaA gives MNPLITIVGPTAVGKTDLTLDLAVALHGEVISGDAYQVYKQLNIGTAKPSAQELHRVRHHLIDILEPDDSYSVSMFQSQARHIIDELSSRKILPILSGGTGLYVQSLLENYNFNDVKPDESLRASLDELYEREGIEGLRRYARQLGEAHHIEIMYTDKHRLYRSIEILHHGDEESLRNQTKDGLSYKGPVIGLMRNRDELYERINLRVDMMFDVGLVDEVQRLVESGVNPICQAFKGIGYKEVVEYLNGSITLDICRELIKKNTRHFAKRQITWYKRMPYIQWIHINDTTSKDYIFNTAMELIHREGLV, from the coding sequence GTGAATCCATTAATTACCATCGTAGGGCCTACAGCGGTAGGAAAAACAGATCTCACTTTAGATTTAGCGGTTGCATTGCATGGAGAAGTCATTTCTGGAGATGCCTATCAAGTATATAAACAGTTAAATATCGGTACGGCAAAACCGTCTGCTCAGGAGTTACATCGCGTAAGACATCATTTAATCGATATTCTCGAGCCCGATGACTCTTATTCGGTATCAATGTTCCAGAGTCAGGCACGACATATTATCGATGAGTTATCTTCTCGTAAGATTTTACCGATTCTGTCAGGTGGAACAGGCTTATATGTGCAGTCATTATTAGAAAATTATAATTTTAATGATGTAAAGCCTGATGAATCATTACGAGCTTCATTAGATGAACTTTATGAGCGAGAGGGTATTGAAGGTCTGCGTAGGTACGCTCGACAATTGGGCGAAGCCCATCACATTGAGATTATGTATACGGATAAGCATCGTTTATATCGGTCCATAGAAATATTACATCATGGTGATGAGGAGTCTTTACGCAACCAGACTAAAGACGGATTGTCTTATAAGGGTCCTGTTATAGGACTTATGCGCAATCGTGATGAATTATATGAACGCATTAACTTACGCGTCGATATGATGTTTGACGTAGGCCTTGTCGATGAAGTGCAGCGGTTGGTGGAAAGCGGTGTAAATCCCATCTGTCAAGCTTTCAAAGGCATCGGCTATAAAGAGGTCGTCGAATATTTAAATGGGTCTATTACACTCGATATTTGTCGGGAGTTAATCAAAAAAAATACACGCCATTTTGCAAAACGACAAATTACATGGTATAAGCGGATGCCATATATCCAATGGATTCATATAAATGATACGACGTCTAAGGATTATATTTTTAATACAGCTATGGAATTAATTCATAGAGAAGGATTAGTATGA
- the mutS gene encoding DNA mismatch repair protein MutS: MSKKQTPMMEQYLDIKSRYKDELLFFRLGDFYELFNDDALLASRELNITLTGRSTGDEERTPMCGVPFHAAESYIETLVKKGYKVAICEQLEDPKAAKGIVKRDVIKVITPGTVMTENANDARANNFLALFYMVKDSWVLVFSDVSTGEVIWHRITESDKKSDMYDALSMYRPTEIILPEGSELPREIRDFIGNQFSHVVFSPFSTYHTQREVAEQAVAHFGDLGLMEEDVWEALGYMLLYLQDVIKSPISHINYVHQLSVGNRLILDTSSLHHLEITHNLRDGGQKGTLLDVLDRTLTPMGARLLKQWLESPLTDINQIQRRQSAISELITRGGERTDLRSKLDCIYDFERIVGRVETGSVSPRDLTALRESLAVLPDLKNTLGICSSLALTSINERIQNHRELYDLLYNAIAEQPALTLKEGRVIKDGYNEELDELRSLTTDSQKWLSKMEEDIKAATGLSKIKTGYNKVFGYYFEVSHNKSEQVPDYFIRKQTLSNAERYITPELKEFEIKILSAKEKMIALEHRLYQDLREQIKAVIKDIQETARALADLDVLCSLALVGYEENYICPTLAMNGQINIRDGRHPVIEKFLKREVFVPNDVVLNHDDEEFLLITGPNMAGKSTYMRQVAILMIMAQIGSFIPAREASISPVDRIFTRVGASDDISTGQSTFMVEMKEVAYILENATSNSLIILDEIGRGTSTFDGLSIAQAVVEHICKHIHGKTLFATHYHELITLEETYSKLKNYTVAVKEKGKDVAFLRRIIRGGADRSYGIHVARLAGLPNSVLKRAEVILASLEDQSNDANDLNQRVIIPQASNVVKQVSEQATGNLFTHSVVDSLLDLDVMSMTPIEALNILYQLQEEARKGGGK; encoded by the coding sequence ATGAGTAAAAAACAGACACCCATGATGGAACAGTATCTTGATATCAAATCGAGATATAAAGATGAACTTCTGTTCTTTCGGTTAGGTGACTTTTACGAATTGTTTAATGATGATGCTTTGTTAGCATCTCGAGAATTGAATATAACGTTAACGGGACGTTCTACGGGCGATGAGGAACGCACACCGATGTGTGGCGTTCCTTTTCATGCTGCTGAAAGCTATATAGAGACGTTGGTTAAAAAAGGTTATAAGGTAGCTATTTGTGAGCAGCTGGAGGATCCTAAAGCGGCTAAGGGCATTGTAAAACGGGATGTCATAAAAGTTATTACGCCGGGGACGGTCATGACAGAAAATGCCAATGATGCACGGGCCAATAACTTTTTAGCTTTATTTTATATGGTAAAAGATTCGTGGGTTCTCGTTTTTTCCGATGTATCAACCGGTGAAGTCATTTGGCATCGCATTACTGAATCCGATAAAAAGAGTGATATGTATGATGCTCTGAGCATGTATAGACCTACGGAAATCATTTTGCCTGAAGGTAGCGAATTACCTCGAGAAATTCGAGACTTTATCGGTAATCAATTCAGTCATGTTGTATTTTCTCCGTTTTCCACCTATCATACACAGCGGGAAGTAGCGGAACAGGCGGTAGCCCATTTTGGCGATTTGGGCCTGATGGAAGAAGATGTATGGGAAGCATTGGGGTATATGTTGCTATACCTGCAGGATGTCATCAAATCTCCGATTTCTCATATCAATTATGTACATCAGCTGAGTGTAGGTAATCGACTTATCCTAGATACATCCTCATTGCACCATTTGGAAATTACGCACAATCTTCGCGACGGCGGTCAGAAGGGAACCTTGCTTGATGTATTGGACAGAACCCTTACACCGATGGGAGCTCGTCTGTTAAAACAATGGCTTGAAAGTCCCTTGACGGATATAAATCAAATTCAACGTCGACAATCCGCTATTTCAGAACTGATCACTCGTGGAGGTGAACGGACAGATTTGCGCAGTAAGCTCGACTGTATTTATGATTTTGAACGCATTGTAGGTCGCGTGGAAACGGGTTCCGTATCGCCACGGGATTTGACTGCTTTACGGGAATCGTTAGCCGTATTGCCGGATTTAAAAAATACATTGGGCATTTGCTCCAGTTTAGCGTTGACATCTATTAATGAACGCATTCAAAATCATCGTGAATTATATGATTTACTATATAATGCCATAGCGGAGCAGCCGGCTCTTACACTAAAAGAAGGGCGCGTTATAAAAGACGGATATAATGAAGAGCTGGATGAATTACGTTCGTTGACTACAGACAGTCAAAAGTGGCTATCCAAGATGGAAGAGGACATCAAGGCTGCAACGGGACTTTCCAAAATAAAGACCGGTTATAATAAGGTCTTCGGTTATTATTTTGAAGTATCTCATAATAAATCCGAACAGGTGCCGGATTATTTTATTCGTAAGCAGACACTATCTAATGCGGAACGGTATATTACACCGGAACTTAAGGAGTTTGAAATTAAAATCCTCAGCGCAAAGGAAAAGATGATCGCTCTCGAACACCGGTTATATCAGGACTTACGAGAACAGATTAAGGCGGTTATCAAGGATATACAAGAGACGGCACGAGCTTTGGCGGATTTAGATGTGCTCTGTTCTTTAGCATTGGTGGGGTACGAAGAAAATTATATTTGTCCGACGTTAGCAATGAACGGGCAGATCAATATTCGCGATGGACGGCATCCGGTAATCGAGAAATTTTTAAAGCGTGAGGTTTTTGTACCGAATGATGTGGTATTAAATCATGATGATGAAGAATTTCTGTTGATTACAGGTCCTAATATGGCCGGTAAATCCACCTATATGAGACAAGTCGCCATCTTGATGATCATGGCGCAGATCGGTTCGTTTATCCCCGCTCGGGAGGCATCTATTTCACCTGTAGACAGAATTTTCACACGCGTAGGTGCCAGCGATGATATTTCTACGGGTCAAAGTACTTTCATGGTGGAAATGAAAGAGGTTGCCTATATTTTAGAAAATGCTACCTCTAATAGTCTTATTATCCTTGATGAGATAGGCCGTGGTACGAGTACCTTTGACGGATTAAGTATTGCTCAAGCCGTCGTTGAACATATATGTAAGCACATACATGGTAAGACGCTGTTTGCTACGCATTACCATGAGCTTATCACCTTAGAGGAAACCTATAGTAAATTGAAAAATTATACGGTTGCGGTTAAGGAAAAGGGGAAAGATGTTGCCTTTTTGCGTCGTATTATCAGAGGTGGTGCCGATCGCAGTTACGGTATCCACGTGGCCAGATTGGCGGGATTACCGAATTCCGTGCTGAAACGGGCTGAAGTTATTCTTGCCTCTCTAGAGGATCAGAGTAACGATGCCAATGATTTGAATCAACGCGTGATTATACCGCAAGCTTCCAATGTCGTAAAACAGGTAAGTGAACAGGCGACGGGGAATCTATTTACTCATTCCGTGGTAGACAGCTTACTTGATTTAGATGTGATGAGCATGACTCCGATTGAAGCGTTGAATATACTATATCAGCTACAAGAGGAGGCTCGCAAAGGAGGCGGTAAATAA
- a CDS encoding class I SAM-dependent methyltransferase, translating into MNIITTSQKSNGFIQEEAKRLASSIPMIYVKRNKSSMIQLFEAYHPDYIAVLSGDGLTIYFSPSQHHTFHLSMAQLRILRIQRGEGDHLINAVQSILTALNPVSMLSTFSLLDCTAGLGSDSIVLSYGFPYAHISCLEASLPIWLSTSYGLSHYEHRQVEVTAALRRISMHHASFEEYLPTLKDNAVDILYFDPMFEVPVEDSPQFKPLRGHTVESAITKSIIDEAMRIAKYGFIIKERPFSSIFQLYPPDQWIGGKYSRIGYGVYIKETV; encoded by the coding sequence ATGAATATCATTACCACATCACAAAAATCAAATGGTTTCATTCAGGAGGAAGCTAAGCGTTTGGCTTCCTCTATTCCTATGATTTATGTAAAACGGAATAAATCGTCGATGATACAGCTTTTTGAAGCGTATCACCCAGATTATATCGCTGTTTTGTCCGGAGACGGACTGACTATATATTTTTCGCCTTCTCAACATCATACATTTCATCTGTCCATGGCTCAATTACGTATTTTACGCATACAGAGGGGGGAAGGAGATCATCTGATTAATGCTGTGCAATCTATTTTGACAGCGTTAAACCCCGTATCTATGCTTTCAACGTTCAGTTTATTAGACTGTACAGCGGGGCTTGGCAGTGACAGCATTGTCTTAAGTTACGGATTTCCCTATGCTCATATTTCGTGTTTAGAAGCATCATTACCCATATGGTTATCAACATCCTATGGACTGAGCCACTATGAGCATAGGCAGGTGGAGGTGACGGCGGCGCTACGTCGAATTTCGATGCATCATGCATCTTTTGAGGAGTACCTGCCTACGTTAAAGGATAATGCTGTAGATATTCTTTATTTTGATCCCATGTTTGAAGTGCCTGTTGAGGATAGTCCACAATTTAAGCCGTTGCGGGGACATACGGTAGAAAGCGCGATTACAAAGTCTATCATAGATGAAGCTATGCGTATCGCTAAATACGGTTTTATTATTAAGGAGCGACCTTTCAGTTCTATCTTTCAATTATATCCACCGGATCAATGGATTGGCGGAAAATACAGTCGTATCGGTTATGGCGTATATATAAAGGAGACAGTGTGA
- the mnmA gene encoding tRNA 2-thiouridine(34) synthase MnmA, whose amino-acid sequence MEKVIAVAMSGGVDSSLTAAMLLKQGYKVFGITLWLWVSGTPYDSVPLAVTDAKKMCDFLGIEHHVIDARDVFYDNVVDYFVKEYSYGRTPNPCVFCNKNIKFDLMLNRAIELGATHMVTGHYAQVNYNESTGLYELHKGIDPTKDQSYVLYNMNQRILSHLMFPLGGQCKTETRKMAEEFDLPVAKKPDSVDICFLPHGNYQKLVVEEMKEKLKIGNIVTEDGEVLGKHTGLFNYTIGQRKGLGIAYKHPLYVIGFNGERNEVIVGPNERLFTNRMLCKFYNFLDDTIHKELKAEGKIRYAANPSPCKARILDNDMMEVVFEEPQRAITPGQSVVFYNGTQLLGGAVIDQVC is encoded by the coding sequence ATGGAAAAAGTTATCGCTGTAGCTATGAGCGGTGGTGTGGACAGTTCTTTGACGGCTGCCATGCTGCTGAAACAAGGCTATAAAGTATTTGGCATCACCCTTTGGTTGTGGGTGAGCGGAACCCCTTATGATTCGGTGCCTCTAGCTGTTACGGACGCCAAGAAAATGTGTGATTTTCTTGGTATCGAGCATCATGTAATCGATGCAAGAGATGTATTTTACGACAATGTGGTTGATTATTTTGTAAAAGAATACTCTTACGGACGCACGCCGAATCCTTGTGTATTTTGCAATAAAAATATCAAGTTTGATTTAATGCTCAATCGTGCTATTGAACTGGGTGCGACACACATGGTGACAGGCCATTATGCACAGGTTAACTATAATGAATCGACTGGTTTATATGAATTACATAAGGGCATAGATCCTACAAAGGACCAGAGTTATGTATTGTATAATATGAACCAGCGCATTTTGAGTCATCTCATGTTTCCTTTAGGGGGGCAATGTAAGACAGAAACCCGCAAGATGGCCGAAGAATTTGATTTACCGGTTGCAAAGAAACCGGATAGTGTTGATATTTGTTTTTTGCCTCACGGAAATTATCAAAAACTTGTGGTAGAGGAAATGAAAGAAAAACTGAAAATCGGCAATATCGTTACCGAAGATGGAGAGGTATTAGGTAAGCATACAGGTTTATTTAACTACACCATCGGGCAGCGTAAGGGACTCGGCATCGCTTATAAGCATCCTCTATACGTTATCGGTTTTAACGGTGAACGAAACGAAGTTATCGTAGGCCCTAATGAGCGACTCTTTACCAATCGTATGCTCTGTAAATTTTATAATTTCCTGGATGATACGATTCATAAGGAATTAAAGGCGGAAGGAAAGATTCGTTACGCTGCTAATCCATCACCTTGTAAAGCACGAATCCTGGATAATGATATGATGGAGGTCGTCTTTGAAGAACCGCAACGGGCTATCACGCCGGGACAGTCTGTAGTCTTTTATAACGGCACCCAATTACTGGGAGGTGCTGTTATCGATCAGGTATGTTAG
- the lepA gene encoding translation elongation factor 4, whose protein sequence is MSTKHIRNFCIIAHIDHGKSTIADRLIEYTGTLQKREMEAQVLDSMDLERERGITIKAQSVRILYKAHDGDEYILNLIDTPGHVDFSYEVSRSLAACEGALLVVDAAQGVEAQTLANVYLALEHDLEIIPVINKIDLPSADPDRVKQEIEDIIGLDASEAVLCSAKSGIGIPDILEAIVNKVPAPPDKSDEPTRALIFDSRFDSYKGAIAYVRVKEGAIKTKDTIRMMHDKKDFDVTELGIFTPNLVPVQELPCGSVGCIAASIKNVADCHVGDTVTLADNPAPEPLPGYRKAVSMVYCGLYPTDSKDYENLRDALEKLQLNDAALEYEAETSLALGFGFRCGFLGLLHMDVIQERLEREYNLSLITTAPSVNYKVYKTDGEMIEVDNPAKLPPPTEIDYIEEPYVKATTIVPKDFVGTIMELSQDKRGEYQSMEYLDETRVSVVYHLPLSEIIYDYFDKLKSATKGYASLDYELIGYKQSPMVKMDILLNGDPVDALSIIVHKDRAATRGRALAEKLKELIPRQMFEIPIQAAVGTKIVARETVKAWRKDVLAKCYGGDISRKRKLLEKQKAGKKRMKSVGSVEIPQEAFMAILKVED, encoded by the coding sequence ATGTCAACGAAACACATTCGTAACTTTTGTATTATCGCCCATATTGATCATGGTAAGTCCACCATCGCCGACAGATTAATTGAATATACGGGCACACTGCAAAAACGTGAAATGGAGGCACAAGTTTTGGACTCCATGGATCTGGAACGGGAACGCGGCATTACAATTAAAGCCCAATCCGTACGTATTTTGTATAAAGCGCACGATGGCGACGAATATATTCTCAATCTGATCGATACGCCGGGTCATGTGGATTTCAGTTATGAAGTATCACGGTCTCTTGCGGCTTGTGAAGGAGCATTGCTGGTTGTGGATGCCGCACAGGGCGTAGAGGCTCAAACGTTGGCAAACGTATATCTTGCATTAGAGCATGATTTGGAAATCATTCCTGTAATCAATAAGATTGATCTGCCGTCGGCCGACCCTGATCGGGTAAAACAGGAAATCGAAGATATAATCGGTCTGGATGCATCTGAAGCCGTACTCTGCTCCGCAAAATCCGGTATTGGTATTCCCGATATTTTAGAGGCTATCGTCAATAAGGTACCGGCTCCACCGGATAAATCGGATGAACCGACACGGGCATTAATCTTTGACAGTCGTTTTGATTCGTATAAGGGTGCTATTGCATATGTACGGGTTAAAGAGGGGGCTATTAAGACCAAAGATACAATTCGCATGATGCATGACAAGAAGGACTTTGATGTAACTGAGCTTGGTATATTTACGCCGAATCTCGTGCCTGTACAAGAATTACCGTGCGGCTCTGTAGGATGTATTGCGGCGAGCATTAAAAATGTTGCGGACTGTCATGTGGGTGATACTGTTACATTGGCGGATAATCCGGCACCGGAACCGTTGCCGGGATATCGCAAGGCCGTATCCATGGTATATTGCGGCTTATATCCGACGGACTCCAAGGATTATGAAAACCTTCGTGATGCATTAGAAAAATTACAGCTCAATGATGCCGCTTTGGAATATGAAGCGGAGACGTCATTGGCGCTCGGCTTCGGATTCCGTTGCGGTTTCCTCGGGTTGTTGCACATGGATGTTATTCAAGAACGTCTGGAGCGTGAATATAATTTATCCCTTATTACTACGGCGCCGTCTGTAAATTACAAGGTATACAAGACAGACGGAGAAATGATTGAAGTAGATAATCCTGCGAAACTGCCGCCTCCAACTGAAATCGATTATATTGAGGAACCATATGTTAAGGCTACAACAATTGTTCCTAAAGATTTCGTCGGTACTATTATGGAATTGTCCCAAGATAAACGCGGCGAGTATCAATCGATGGAGTATCTTGATGAGACACGTGTGTCCGTCGTTTATCATCTGCCGTTGAGTGAAATCATTTATGATTATTTCGATAAATTAAAATCCGCTACGAAGGGCTATGCCTCTCTTGACTATGAATTAATCGGTTACAAGCAGTCGCCGATGGTTAAGATGGATATTCTATTAAATGGTGATCCTGTTGATGCGTTGTCCATTATTGTGCATAAGGACAGAGCGGCTACACGAGGGCGTGCATTAGCGGAAAAACTGAAGGAACTCATTCCGCGTCAAATGTTTGAAATTCCGATTCAGGCTGCAGTAGGTACGAAAATTGTGGCTCGTGAGACGGTGAAAGCATGGCGAAAAGACGTGCTCGCGAAATGTTACGGCGGCGACATTTCACGTAAGCGTAAATTATTGGAAAAACAAAAAGCCGGTAAAAAACGGATGAAATCCGTCGGATCCGTTGAGATTCCACAAGAAGCATTTATGGCTATACTCAAGGTTGAGGATTAA